A single Dasypus novemcinctus isolate mDasNov1 chromosome 4, mDasNov1.1.hap2, whole genome shotgun sequence DNA region contains:
- the LOC101421721 gene encoding olfactory receptor 5K3-like has protein sequence MTEDNQSVTTEFILKGFTDEPEQKIILFVVFFAIYMVTMVGNLGLVASIYMDHHLHTPMYIFLGNLALMDSCCSSAVTPKMLENFFSKDRLISLYECMAQFYFFAISETTDCFLLAAMAYDRYVAICSPLQYHTRMSKKLCVQMTAGAYIGGNMHAMIHVGFLFRLTFCGSYYINHFYCDLFPLFSISCVDPYINELMLHIFAGSIQIFTNITVLVSYIYILFTIFKMKSREGRGKALSTCASHFLSVSIFYGSIIFVYIQPSSVKEEDKDMAVAIFYTQVIPLLNPFIYSLRNKEVISAVKRIMKNKSQNILK, from the coding sequence ATGACAGAAGACAACCAATCTGTGACAACTGAATTTATCCTCAAAGGATTTACTGATGAACCAGAGCAAAAGATTATTCTGTTTGTAGTCTTCTTTGCCATCTATATGGTCACCATGGTGGGGAATCTTGGTCTGGTGGCATCGATCTATATGGACCATCATCTTCACACTCCAATGTACATCTTTCTGGGCAACCTGGCTCTGATGGATTCATGCTGTTCCTCTGCTGTTACTCCCAAGATGTTGGAGAACTTCTTTTCAAAAGACAGACTGATTTCCCTCTATGAATGCAtggcacaattttatttttttgccatttctgaAACTACAGACTGCTTTCTTCTGgcagcaatggcctatgaccggtATGTGGCAATATGCAGCCCATTGCAATACCACACCAGGATGTCAAAGAAACTCTGTGTTCAGATGACTGCAGGGGCTTACATAGGTGGAAATATGCATGCCATGATTCATGTGGGGTTTCTGTTTAGATTAACTTTCTGTGGATCTTATTACATTAATCACTTTTATTGTGATTTATTTCCATTGTTCAGTATTTCTTGTGTTGACCCCTATATCAATGAACTGATGCTACATATCTTTGCAGGTTCAATTCAAATCTTTACTAATATCACAgtccttgtctcttatatttacatcCTTTTCActatctttaaaatgaaatccAGAGAAGGAAGAGGCAAAGCTTTGTCGACGTGTGCATcccattttctctctgtctcaatATTCTATGGTTCTATAATTTTTGTGTATATTCAGCCAAGTTCAGTCAAAGAAGAAGATAAAGATATGGCTGTTGCTATTTTTTATACTCAAGTAATTCCTTTATTAAACCCTTTCATTTATAGTCTAAGAAATAAGGAAGTCATAAGTGCTGTTAAAAGAATTATGAAGAATAAATCTCAGAACATACTGAAATAA